In Psychrobacter ciconiae, the following are encoded in one genomic region:
- a CDS encoding type I restriction endonuclease subunit R, with protein MSYEYSEDGMVEEATKDVLVELGWQVVTAWKNETFGKDGLLGREDRSEVVLTRELRHALITLNPDLPDIAYEQAIEVIIQKTADKTLGSINQEKYKLLKDGVPVKFTNSDNELEERHLKVFDYNDYTNNSFLAVRQLEVIGDLYNRRPDMVGFVNGIPLVFFELKTHHKDLRHAYDDNFTDYKDTIPAIFHCNGFVILSNGIDTKVGTITSPYKYFLDWKRIEEDEEGIVSLDTMIRGTCDPKRLMDIFENFLLFDTSYGEVVKIMAKNHQYIGVNKVIDQVDDIEDLQGKLGVFWHTQGSGKSYSMVFLCEKIHRTMGGSYTFLLVVDRSELENQLYDTFSGVGVVNNKLLIAGNKSGMTGREHLRELLSENHRYIFTLIHKFSIDPKKESEYPLITNRKNVIVISDEAHRTQGGIYARNMRFYGLPNASYLGFTGTPIIKDEEELTKNIFGDYVSIYDFKRAVEDGATLPLHYLNKGELLEIDNPELDEKMAEALEDENLDEEQRQKLIYKFSKNYPILTAQSRLETIAKDLVWHFNERGYQGKGMLVALDKPTAVRMYDLIKSYWAEYLVELQKRIDDAEDLQEAQELRRKYKRVAETEVCVVVSSEQNEVDKFKKLGLDIATHRKKIVERDLEKEFKDPDNPFRLAIVCAMWITGFDAQSVSTVYLDKPIKGHTLMQTIARANRVYDDEKENGLIVDYGNVYEQLEKAYSVYGEGGNTGGGGKGEGTDSPIADLSELEEELRAAIEETTKHLHSLGFDLESLKSANPMMRISKIQEAENCVCLNENTRATFEVMARNVFRKYKALFPEPQAKAHTKDHNAIDAIYKRLNKSVKSADITEVMQKLQVLVSDSISVKQSDNVDGIYIDLSNLDFDKLRDAFAKSDQKNTITYTLQQVIENKLKQMLKENPSRVEFYERYKEIIDDYNAGKSLENTVKVFDDLNDFVKDLSAEEQRAVKENLGDQEVLAIFDLLTEGKELSKKDIKEVKKVAKKTLDVLKAEKLNIERWRESREVIAQIKIVIHDNLLWLPQESYSDEDVDTKATEVYQHIFASYRGGNDSVYEMRA; from the coding sequence ATGAGCTACGAGTATTCAGAAGATGGCATGGTTGAAGAAGCGACCAAAGACGTATTGGTTGAGCTTGGCTGGCAAGTTGTCACAGCTTGGAAAAACGAAACCTTTGGTAAAGATGGTCTGCTAGGGAGAGAGGACAGGTCGGAGGTTGTTCTCACTCGTGAGTTACGCCATGCTTTGATTACCCTAAATCCTGACTTGCCAGATATTGCTTATGAGCAAGCCATTGAAGTCATCATTCAAAAAACGGCTGATAAAACGCTAGGCAGTATCAATCAAGAAAAGTATAAGCTGCTAAAAGATGGTGTCCCTGTTAAGTTCACTAATAGCGATAATGAGCTTGAAGAACGTCATCTAAAAGTCTTTGATTATAATGACTATACCAATAATAGCTTTTTGGCAGTCAGGCAATTAGAGGTCATAGGCGATCTTTATAACCGTCGTCCTGACATGGTGGGTTTCGTCAATGGTATTCCATTAGTGTTCTTTGAGCTGAAGACCCATCATAAAGATTTACGCCATGCTTATGATGATAACTTTACTGATTATAAAGATACCATCCCTGCCATCTTTCATTGCAATGGTTTTGTCATACTCAGTAATGGCATAGATACCAAAGTCGGTACGATAACCAGTCCTTATAAGTATTTTCTCGATTGGAAGCGTATCGAAGAAGACGAAGAAGGCATCGTTAGCTTAGATACCATGATTCGTGGGACATGCGATCCCAAGCGCTTGATGGATATTTTTGAGAACTTTTTGTTGTTCGATACCTCATATGGTGAGGTTGTCAAAATAATGGCAAAAAACCATCAATATATCGGCGTTAATAAAGTCATCGATCAAGTGGATGACATTGAAGACTTACAAGGCAAGCTTGGTGTGTTTTGGCATACCCAAGGTAGCGGTAAGTCTTATTCGATGGTTTTTTTATGCGAAAAAATCCATCGGACGATGGGCGGCTCTTATACCTTCCTGTTAGTAGTTGATAGAAGTGAGCTAGAAAATCAGCTTTATGACACGTTTTCTGGCGTTGGCGTTGTAAATAATAAGCTCTTAATTGCCGGTAATAAATCTGGTATGACGGGACGTGAGCACTTACGTGAGCTGTTATCTGAAAATCATCGCTATATATTTACTTTGATTCATAAGTTTTCTATAGATCCTAAGAAAGAAAGCGAATATCCACTGATCACCAATCGAAAAAATGTCATCGTCATCTCAGATGAGGCTCACCGTACACAAGGTGGAATCTACGCGCGTAACATGCGTTTTTATGGTTTACCCAATGCCTCATACCTAGGCTTTACGGGTACGCCGATTATCAAAGATGAAGAAGAGCTGACCAAGAATATATTTGGTGACTACGTTTCCATTTATGATTTTAAACGGGCGGTCGAAGATGGGGCGACGTTACCGCTGCATTATCTAAATAAGGGCGAGCTACTCGAGATCGATAACCCAGAACTCGATGAAAAGATGGCTGAAGCGCTAGAAGATGAGAACTTAGACGAGGAGCAAAGACAAAAGCTCATTTATAAATTCAGTAAAAATTATCCCATATTAACCGCACAGTCCCGATTAGAGACCATTGCTAAAGATTTGGTATGGCACTTTAATGAGCGTGGCTATCAGGGTAAAGGCATGCTAGTTGCTCTTGATAAGCCGACTGCGGTGCGTATGTATGATCTAATCAAAAGCTATTGGGCTGAATATCTGGTCGAGTTGCAAAAGCGTATCGATGACGCTGAGGATCTGCAAGAAGCTCAAGAGCTGCGCCGCAAATACAAAAGAGTTGCTGAAACTGAGGTTTGTGTTGTAGTCAGTAGTGAGCAAAATGAAGTTGATAAGTTTAAAAAACTGGGACTAGACATCGCGACTCATCGTAAAAAAATAGTAGAGCGTGACCTAGAAAAAGAATTTAAAGATCCTGATAATCCGTTCCGTCTCGCGATTGTCTGTGCCATGTGGATCACAGGTTTTGATGCTCAGTCTGTCTCTACCGTATATCTAGACAAGCCAATCAAAGGTCATACTTTGATGCAGACCATAGCAAGGGCAAACCGTGTCTATGATGATGAAAAAGAAAATGGATTAATTGTTGATTATGGTAATGTCTACGAGCAGCTAGAAAAAGCCTATTCTGTATATGGTGAAGGTGGCAATACTGGTGGCGGAGGCAAGGGAGAGGGCACTGATAGCCCAATAGCAGATCTATCTGAACTAGAAGAAGAGCTTAGAGCCGCTATTGAAGAGACGACAAAGCATCTTCACTCACTAGGCTTTGATCTCGAATCTCTCAAGAGTGCTAACCCAATGATGAGGATAAGCAAAATACAAGAAGCTGAAAACTGCGTGTGTTTAAACGAGAACACTCGCGCTACCTTTGAAGTTATGGCGAGAAATGTTTTTAGAAAATACAAAGCTCTTTTTCCTGAACCGCAAGCCAAGGCTCATACTAAAGACCATAACGCAATTGATGCTATTTATAAGCGTCTCAATAAAAGCGTCAAGTCTGCTGATATCACTGAAGTCATGCAAAAGCTACAAGTTTTGGTGAGTGATAGTATCAGTGTCAAACAAAGTGATAATGTAGACGGTATCTATATTGACCTAAGCAATTTAGATTTTGATAAATTAAGAGACGCATTTGCTAAGTCTGATCAAAAAAATACGATCACCTACACCCTGCAACAAGTTATTGAAAATAAGCTGAAGCAAATGCTGAAAGAAAATCCTTCGAGGGTTGAGTTCTATGAGCGTTATAAAGAAATAATAGACGATTATAATGCAGGTAAATCTCTAGAAAATACGGTTAAGGTTTTTGATGACCTAAACGATTTTGTTAAAGACTTATCTGCTGAAGAGCAGAGAGCTGTAAAAGAAAACTTAGGTGATCAGGAAGTATTGGCGATTTTTGATTTACTGACTGAAGGTAAGGAGCTGAGCAAGAAAGACATCAAAGAAGTGAAGAAAGTGGCTAAGAAAACACTAGACGTACTAAAAGCTGAAAAGCTAAATATTGAGCGCTGGCGAGAAAGCCGTGAGGTTATTGCTCAGATTAAGATAGTTATCCATGACAACCTGCTTTGGCTACCCCAAGAGTCATATAGTGATGAAGATGTCGATACTAAAGCAACAGAAGTCTATCAGCATATCTTTGCTAGTTATAGAGGCGGTAACGATAGTGTTTATGAGATGAGAGCTTAG
- a CDS encoding restriction endonuclease subunit S: protein MRKGWKHVTLGDLIHIKHGYGFKGEFFVDEPSEYVLVTPGNFAIGGGFKNNKLKYYDGELKEDFILKGGDVIVTMTDLSKQADTLGFSAKVPNDNNIYLHNQRIGLISILSEDVVLDFIYWLLRTEAYQKYIAASSTGATVKHTSPNKIYSTKLIIPSCKRVQQKIANILSAYDDLIENNTKRIELLEEQAQLIYEEWFVRMRFPNHKNTQIDAETGLPEGWTETRLKNLGQIITGKTPSTINTALYNGDIPFIKTPDMGELPYVIQTNSYLSKEGALSQKNKFLPKNSLLVSCIGTAGVCALTSRESQCNQQINAIKFDSENMTFFTYCFAKNLKPHLEALGSNGATMTNVNKNKFENIKIITPSLQLLNMFHEKVSLNFEVILLLIKQNQKLKEARDILLPRLMMGIIEV from the coding sequence GTGAGAAAAGGATGGAAGCATGTCACTTTAGGAGACTTAATACACATTAAACATGGTTACGGCTTTAAGGGTGAGTTCTTTGTTGATGAACCAAGTGAATATGTTTTAGTTACTCCAGGAAACTTTGCTATCGGTGGAGGGTTTAAAAATAATAAGCTTAAATACTATGATGGTGAGTTAAAAGAAGATTTCATTCTTAAAGGTGGCGACGTAATCGTTACTATGACAGATTTGAGTAAACAAGCGGATACATTAGGCTTTTCAGCAAAAGTGCCTAATGATAATAATATATATTTGCATAACCAACGAATAGGTCTAATCTCAATTCTGTCAGAAGACGTTGTCTTAGACTTTATATATTGGCTGCTGAGAACTGAAGCATATCAGAAATATATAGCAGCCTCATCTACGGGGGCAACTGTTAAACATACTTCACCTAATAAGATTTATTCGACCAAATTAATAATACCGAGCTGTAAGAGAGTTCAACAAAAAATTGCTAACATCTTATCCGCCTACGATGATTTAATCGAGAATAATACAAAGCGTATTGAGCTATTAGAGGAGCAAGCACAGCTTATTTATGAAGAATGGTTTGTGCGTATGAGATTTCCTAATCATAAAAATACACAAATTGATGCAGAGACAGGTTTGCCTGAAGGATGGACGGAAACTAGACTGAAAAATCTAGGACAAATAATAACTGGAAAAACGCCATCTACTATTAATACGGCACTCTATAATGGCGATATTCCTTTTATAAAGACGCCAGATATGGGTGAATTACCTTATGTAATTCAGACTAATTCTTATCTAAGTAAAGAAGGAGCTTTATCACAAAAGAATAAGTTCTTACCTAAAAATAGCTTGTTAGTTAGCTGTATAGGTACTGCAGGGGTATGTGCCTTAACATCTAGGGAATCACAATGTAATCAGCAAATTAACGCTATAAAATTCGATAGCGAGAATATGACATTCTTCACCTACTGTTTTGCTAAGAATTTGAAACCTCATCTAGAAGCCTTAGGTAGTAATGGTGCAACTATGACTAATGTAAATAAAAATAAGTTTGAAAATATAAAAATCATTACACCTTCACTTCAATTGCTTAATATGTTTCATGAAAAAGTATCTTTAAATTTTGAAGTTATTTTGTTATTGATAAAGCAAAACCAAAAGCTAAAAGAAGCTCGAGATATCCTCTTACCACGTCTAATGATGGGTATCATCGAAGTATAA
- a CDS encoding type I restriction-modification system subunit M: protein MDISIKQLESDLWNAADNLRANSTLTAAEYKDPLLGLVFLRFVQNRHEDAKVKIQESLAINPRTGQKREVTKDDFVAAGSILLPEKAKYDYLAALPESENIAEAINNAMKLIEEDYPSLVGILPKNYQVFDSKLLRDLVRVFNKDTVKKAKGDIFGRIYEFFLMKFSMQGAGAQEGGEFFTPPSLVNLIVNFIQPDHGIIHDPACGSGGMFVQTAHFIQDHMPNKSVNEAITVYGTELKNNNTKLAKMNLAVHGIEGAIIESNSFYTNPHNLTGKCDFVMANPPFNVSGIDGKNKFLTEDARLPFGAPLTKGGTIGNGNYLWIQYFHSYLNESGRAGFVMASSATDAGHAEKLIRQKLIETGDVECIVSIANNFFYTRSLPCHVWFFNKDKKAENKNKILMIDARNTYRKVSSTIQDFSEDQLEGLTALINAFRGDELGVSKDNEWFAEHFPDGTYADVEGLCKVVDLDDLKEQDYSLTPGRYVGVNIDIDMDFDYKGRMTEIRSELSSLNEEAAELMKKIQGVEL, encoded by the coding sequence ATGGATATTTCAATCAAACAACTCGAAAGTGATCTATGGAACGCAGCTGATAATTTGCGTGCTAACTCAACGCTTACCGCTGCTGAATATAAAGATCCATTGCTAGGTTTGGTGTTTTTACGATTTGTACAAAATCGCCATGAAGATGCCAAGGTTAAAATTCAGGAGTCTTTAGCAATCAACCCTCGTACTGGTCAAAAGCGTGAAGTGACCAAGGATGACTTCGTAGCTGCGGGGTCGATTCTACTACCTGAAAAAGCTAAGTATGATTATTTAGCTGCACTACCTGAAAGTGAAAACATCGCTGAGGCAATTAACAACGCGATGAAACTCATTGAGGAAGACTACCCCTCATTAGTAGGTATCCTTCCCAAAAATTACCAAGTCTTTGATAGTAAGCTGTTGCGTGATCTTGTGCGCGTATTTAACAAAGATACGGTAAAAAAAGCCAAAGGCGATATCTTCGGGCGCATTTATGAGTTCTTCTTGATGAAGTTCTCGATGCAAGGTGCTGGTGCTCAGGAAGGTGGTGAATTCTTCACGCCGCCATCACTGGTCAATCTAATCGTTAATTTCATACAGCCTGATCATGGCATTATCCATGATCCAGCTTGCGGTTCTGGCGGTATGTTTGTACAGACGGCTCACTTCATTCAAGACCATATGCCAAACAAGAGTGTTAACGAGGCTATCACGGTCTATGGTACAGAGCTTAAGAATAATAATACCAAGCTTGCTAAGATGAACCTTGCTGTTCATGGTATTGAAGGTGCCATCATTGAGAGCAACAGCTTTTATACCAATCCGCATAACCTCACTGGTAAATGTGACTTTGTGATGGCAAACCCGCCCTTTAACGTAAGCGGTATCGATGGTAAGAATAAGTTTCTGACAGAAGATGCTCGCTTACCGTTTGGCGCACCTTTAACCAAAGGCGGTACGATAGGTAACGGTAACTATTTATGGATTCAGTATTTTCACAGTTATCTGAATGAGTCAGGTCGGGCAGGCTTCGTCATGGCCTCATCGGCAACTGACGCAGGTCATGCTGAGAAGCTAATACGCCAAAAATTAATAGAGACGGGCGACGTAGAATGTATTGTCTCTATCGCTAATAACTTCTTTTATACCCGATCACTACCGTGTCACGTGTGGTTCTTTAATAAAGACAAAAAAGCTGAAAACAAAAACAAAATCTTGATGATCGATGCGCGTAACACTTATCGTAAAGTCAGTAGTACGATTCAAGATTTTAGTGAGGATCAGTTAGAAGGCTTAACCGCACTTATCAACGCATTTCGCGGCGATGAGCTTGGCGTGAGTAAAGACAATGAGTGGTTCGCTGAGCACTTCCCTGATGGCACTTATGCCGATGTGGAAGGGTTGTGCAAGGTAGTAGATCTTGATGATCTCAAAGAGCAAGACTATAGCTTAACGCCCGGTCGCTATGTGGGCGTAAATATCGATATTGATATGGACTTTGATTATAAAGGGCGTATGACTGAGATCCGCTCAGAGCTTAGCAGTCTAAATGAAGAAGCAGCTGAGCTTATGAAAAAGATTCAAGGAGTTGAGCTGTGA